One Carcharodon carcharias isolate sCarCar2 chromosome 1, sCarCar2.pri, whole genome shotgun sequence DNA window includes the following coding sequences:
- the LOC121281302 gene encoding granzyme K-like, with protein MSKMLQVAFIVSIINALAGQGCICVEIIGGQDVKPGSGTYMASIQNAKKHICGGTLIHVQWVLTSANCAVDFFLGKHVTVVLGTHSLKKKTGVQEFKVIEAITHPNYNKKTEQNNLALFKLDQPAKLNKNVKVLTLPKSTKYINYGTKCKTLGWGQTTDDDDDLPDTLQEISLIVIKQETCNSDKYYKHDPVITDNMICAGDKKGRAKTCKGDLGGPLICKTTLFLKKQFTGIAAFEKGCDIMNKPGIYTRLSNHYLKWIKKKIKGKLGNFTFEQNF; from the exons ATGAGCAAAATGCTTCAAGTGGCCTTCATTGTTTCAATAATCAATGCCTTAGCAGGTCAAGGCT GTATCTGTGTTGAAATCATTGGCGGGCAAGATGTTAAACCTGGTTCTGGGACTTACATGGCATCCATCCAAAATGCAAAAAAGCATATATGTGGAGGAACTTTGATCCATGTCCAATGGGTTCTGACCTCAGCAAActgtgcagt TGACTTTTTTCTAGGGAAACACGTCACAGTTGTTCTTGGGACCCATTCCTTGAAGAAAAAAACAGGAGTGCaagaatttaaagtaattgaggCTATAACACATCCTAACTATAACAAGAAGACAGAACAAAACAACTTGGCACTATTCAAG TTGGATCAACCTGCAAAACTGAACAAGAACGTAAAGGTCCTCACACTGCCAAAATCCACAAAATATATCAATTACGGGACAAAATGCAAAACTCTAGGATGGGGACAAAcaactgatgatgatgatgatctaCCTGACACTTTGCAAGAAATAAGTCTAATTGTCATAAAGCAGGAAACCTGCAACAGTGATAAGTATTACAAACATGATCCTGTCATAACTGACAATATGATATGTGCAGGTGATAAAAAGGGCAGAGCTAAAACATGTAAG GGAGATTTAGGTGGACCATTGATATGTAAAACCACCTTATTTCTGAAAAAGCAGTTTACTGGTATTGCTGCTTTTGAAAAGGGATGTGATATAATGAACAAACCTGGAATATATACACGTTTATCAAATCATTACCTCAAGTGGATAAAGAAGAAAATCAAAGGCAAACTTGGCAACTTCACATTTGAACAAAATTTTTAA